CATTTTGGAAATTCACCAATATTATACAACAGAGAAAAATACAGCATACAACCACAATGTAATGTTCGACCGAGCCGGCGATATTCCAAGATTTGCACAAACAGCATCctgatatataattatactAACAAGGAACGAACGACGCGTCCAGGCAGGCGCCATAAAACAGCACAGCCTCTCTAAGCAAGACAAGATTCAATCCATACACACCACGCGTCTCTCCTCCATGACTAACCTTAGGCCACTTCTCTTGATTGTCTATAGCATGTAAGAGAATCGGGAGTTCCATTACAGCTGCAAAACAAACAGGAGAATGCACTCAGCTTAAGTGAAATCGAGGATAAGATAGCAGGTTAAAAGTGCTGATACATAGAGACATGTTAGATAGATTTTCGAAAGGTTATGGAAGGGGCATGAGGTTCTTACTTATTAATCATAATACTGCAAGCAACCTCATTGATCTACCGCTCGCATGTGGTCCATGCTAAATATCTGGAACTTCACGTGAAAGAAGGAATTGTAAGGTCATTGAAATAGAAGTTCGAGATATCAAAAGCACCCGAAATTAGTGAGCAACAAAGACAATCAACCACTAGCCGTATATAGCAGCCATATGACAGGATATAACACCAGAGGAATCCAACTCCAAATCAAACAAAATATCTACTTCAATTGTGCGTCGCAAGACTCTATAGCGCCTAAAAGCTTGGTCGCTCAGTTTAAGCAGGTGCAACAAATTCTAGACCTACAACGGAAGAATGGCGGGCTCTTTAATAATGGTCGATGAGATGGTCCAAATCCATCATTTTCCACAGCCAAAATCAACCATATTAAAGCCGAATATCATAGACAAGGACTGACATTCTTAGAGATGAATCTGCCAATACGCAAACCTGATGAACTTAACCAAACACCGACACAAGATTACGATATAACagtgcagaaataaatgttcTTCAGAACCTGGAGAAACTCCTGAGGTCCGTATCACTCCATAGGTTAAGGCACTTTCAGTCGAACAGTCAACCGAGACATACAATTCCTACATTTTCAATAGCATAAGGCCAATCACCTTTACCTTTGGCATCGTCTTCCTTTCCATGAGAATTTCCCCCAACCTCATCATTCTCAtcctcctccacctccacctccaccaGAGGTTCATTTACTGCCACAACAGGATCGCTGCCTTCGTTGTCATCGGGATACCTCACCACTATGACAGGGCAAAGAGAGTGATGGACGCAGTAATCGCTCACACTACCGAGCCTTCCATCATTACCACGCATCGCAGCGCCGAACCCTCTGCTCCCCATTATTAGAGCACTCAGCCCCAACCTCTCCACCTCCAAGCAGAGGCGCTCCTTCATGTCATGGTCCTTCACTATATGAATCTTGTACGGTACCTGTTCATGTTCAACGCCCATGAGCTTCAAATTCGAAGCACAACCCAACACCCCAACAATTATCTAATTGAGAGAATATCAGggatgacaaaaaaaatcattctttTTGTATCATAATGAACACAATTATAAGGAAGAATGGCGTTtgctgctatatatatatatatataaacctgGGCGTCCCTCAAGGGTTTGGCGAGGTCAGCGGCCTTGGAGATGGTGAAGGCGTCGAAATCGTCCTGGCTCTTCTGCAAATcttcttctgaagagggggtGGCAGGGAGGTGGGGGAGCGGGCCCCAGTCTGCGCCGTAGGGGACGGAGGTCGGGCTGACGTGGAGGAGCACGACGGAGTCACCGGGGCGGAGGTACTGCTGCACGGCCCAGCTGACGGCGTAGGCGCTCTCGTCCGACAGGTCGACGGCCACCCCGATCTTGCGGTGCGGGGCGGATGAGGGGTTGGCTCTGACGGCGTCGGGAGGTTGTTGGCTTTGGTCAGAGTCCAGGGTGCGCATGCTCGGGAACTGCGAACGGGAAAGGAACTGGCCAGAAACGGATGGGCGAAGCTGGCAATGGAAGATCGGAAAAAAGCACGGCGACTTTGTACCCTGTACGATTGTCCGTCCGTACATACGCCGCACGCAAAAGGAAATAATTCTCTTTTCTGTtgttctatatatttttttaaggaaaatatttattgcattttttttttgggtctgtTTAGTGTTTTTGAGTGAAATTTTTGTCTGTTTGGTTAATGTTTATTTACCcgttattcttttctttttcagaaaAAACAACGTTTTTAGATAAATGTAGGATTGCCCTAACCACGGGGTCGGCGAAACTAATGCTCCACGTGAACGAACTTTACTGATAGTGCCGGTGTTCGCAACGACCTCATGCCAACCCCCTGCTCGAATGAGGATAATCAATGGGCCGAAAATATGTGTTCGGCCGAAAGAAGGGCCGAAAATGTGGGAGTTGACTAAGAACGCAGCTTACCTAGCAAAAAAAGACTAAGAGCGCAGCCCTGCCCAAAACTACGGGAAGATAGCCCACTCAAGCTTTCCGATGGGCCCCAAAGACGCAAAGATGGCCCGTTTAACTGGGCTTGGTGggctttaattatatataatgataattaaaattaggaaaagtCAAACAACAAAGTGGACGTGCCGGAGTGGTTATCGGGCATGACTAGAAATCATGTGGGCTCTGCCCGCGCAGGTTCGAATCCTGCCGTccacggttttttttttttttaagttttcatCATgagcgaaaaagaaaaaaactacaTATATAATCCCAGAACAAAACAAAAGGGCAATATAATGCAAATTCTCTCGATCGAttcaaaagtgaaaaaggaATTTTTCCTTGGAGCTTTTTAATTCATTAGTTTATTTCTTCCAAAAGATTTTGCCGGAAATGAGAGGGGGGGGGAGGCAGACagggaaaaaagggaaaagctGGGAGGCTTATTTAAGGACAATTAAGGGACGGCCTGACCAGACCAATGAAAAACCGACGATCGGTGAAAAGCCTCTTTTCAGGTCAGAGATGGAGAGGGACAAGACACGGGGCCAGACAGCCTGAGACTCGGACTCCCAGTGATGGtccaccatatatatatatatatatatatatatatatatttatatatattcatatgcaTACACATACACGTACACGTACATGTCATGTATTGGTGatgaagaatatatatgtatacgttTATTTTGTGAAGAATCAACACAGAACATCCCTTCTGGTAACAGGTTTTCTTGTACTGTGTCTGTTTGTTTGCTCGATCGGATGTATGTTTCTGTTCCTGATAGGGGCCATTTGCAGAAGAGGGGAAAAAAGCCTACGGGCGGGCCCCACCAATGGTACTGATGTCGTTATATATGAATCGCCTCTACTCCAAATTGCGTACAATTAAACCTCTTGTTTTTTACGCGCAACTTATTAATATTCGAAAGTTCAATAAATCCGAtcaatcgtgaattttctctcGATTAACTCTCTTGTAAATTTACTGCTCAGTGCACTATCTCTTTCCAATCTCTAGCTAGGTTCTTTATTCTCgagaatatataattaagaatcTCCATGATACATACATTCAAATCAAATGAGTTTTTTTCCCAACCGATCCTATCGAACAAAGTCGAGTTCAAAAAACATCTATTCGATGGTGTGATAATGTAATTTACGTGATAACCCAATTCGTGATCCAAGCTAACGGATATATATACCACATCCAATTCTAATTAAAACAAAGATCATGTAGTTGAATCAACAGGTACTACATAAAACTATTGTGTTTTATCGCTCGTCTCAAGTTATATTTAACCCCACACACATATCAATAGAATACATTCTCTATATTTGTATAAGGAATGCATAAATTTGCGTGAGCGAGCTTGAGATTCAGATCATTATTAAGCCCGATATTGAACGTTTCAAATGCACCACCAAGTACTAATAAATCAGAATCAACGATTTGATATaagccatatatatatgtatacgaTCAAAGCATAGGGGCAGtcaggccatattagcgagcgCGGCGTGCCGGACTGACCTAACCCGTCTTTCTTCTCGGCAACAGAAGATAATGCAATCATATAAAATTGAATCAGAGATGATGAGGTGAGGCAGCAGCTGAATGATCTAtctgataaataaataaataaataaagatcaTCGATCAGGTCCGATCCATTAACCTAAACAAACACACAACCTGCAGAGACACAgagaatgtatatataaagaaagCAAAACGAAGGCTGTGTTTGAGGTTCGTCTTCTCATGCATTACACCAAATGGTGAAAAGAAATTGCACAAAATGGGGTCTTCTTGCTCAGCAATCAGTAAGAAAGCTTGAGGGATAAATCAATGGAATTGGCCGGATCCTTAGAACGTTCACCACTGTCACCACCACCTGATCTCTTCATCACTGCAAAACCAGCAGAAGCAGAAGCAGCTtcttgatgatgatgatgatgatggtgatgatattgatgatgatgaagttCCTCTGTGGGAAAGCACGGTTTCTGGGGAAAAGCGCTCCTGCCACTGTTACTCTTTCCTGGGAAGAACTCATACTCCATTAAAAGGCTACTCCCGGCCCCTGCAGCTCCTACTGCAATATTATTCCCCAGCTTCCGCCCAACTCCCTTCACCTCTACATCCTACAAACCATTACAAACACATAGCCAGCCAGCCAGCCAGCCCGCCAGCCCCAGCTCAAGGGCAGTCAAAAATCTATTAGATGAAATCGAATTGCGGATCCCTATGTCGATGACTAGTACATACATGAGCTAATGGTAGAGAAAGTGtgatacacacacacacactttatttttatatacatGAGACAACATCTACACATGCATCAAGCCGACACTAGTCAGCATCCATGTTTTTGATCGGTAGAAATTTTCTTGCATCGTATTAGTAGTATTTCTTGAAAATCGAAATCTGAGTCTTATCATCCGTACACCATAAAAATCAGTCGATCTAAATTCATCATTTATTGACATTTTCAAATCTTGAAATATAAAGGAATGTGTGGAAAAACAAATATGAATTCTTGGATAATTAACAACAATCAAATCCTGATACGATTCAATTGACTACTAACCActgtaaaatatattaaatcaGTTCAAACTTACAGCATTTATTGCTTGTTAACAGGTAGATTTGCAGAATTTAGAAGGATCCAATATAACAGAAATATTAGGACAAGTAGATAACGTGGCCTCAAGATTCAATTATGAAGGCTGGATCCAGTTTTATCGTCGAATAGCAATTAAATGCAATATGAGGGGGTTCATCACTCAGCTTTTCCTAACCTGATCAGTAGTTTGTCGGCCGCCCAAGCTGTTTCCGCCGAAGCCAAAGCTGTTCCCCAAATTCAATGTGAGGAAGTCACGGCCCTTCATCATCGCCTGCTCCGAGTTGTTGACATGATCTCCCACCCCGTGATCGAAGACCACGATGTTCCTCGGATTGACGATGCTCCTTTTCTGCAATATGACAATCACATATAGAAAACACATCACGTGAAGGCCGAAATGATAAGTCGGTCACGTGTGGTATGACCGTTACTCGGCCCGTGTAAATGAATCCGTGCCGAATAGTTAAAAATGGTTAACCACTTATTGATTTTGGCCTCCAATCATATAACCCTGGACCGAATTCCACACATCACATCTAATGGAACAGTGAAATATTGGACCTATAGCTAGGGTTTAAACAGCGATCACTTACTCATACCTTACGGCAGATATCACAATGGTCGGGGTTGCACTGCTTTGGCATTGAAGAGAGCTCTTTCAGCGGCTCCAAAACGACGGCGCTCCCCCCAGTCTCGGCCATATATGAACTCCCAACGCTTCGATCCAACCCATACGGGAAGTCCCCAATCCTTTGACCAATAAGTCCCCGTCCCACACCGAGAAGCTGACCGGGATGCATATACCCCCTGGGATACATGTACTGCACCGGAGGTCCAGCCAGGGGTGCAGCTGTCGGTGGCTGGTCCAGAAGGGCCTGGAACTGAAATTCGTCACTACGGAGATGCTGGGGCATTTCGCCCATTCTCTTCCACTGCTCCTGCTGCCTGAGGCGCTCGAGCTGGGCCACACCGAGCCCCCTCTGCGGCGGCCTCTTCTGCGCAGGCGGCTTGGTGGCCCTCTTGCCTCTGCCAGCGGGCTTAGGAGCTGAGCCGGGTCGGCCTATCTGTGCCTCGGAGGCTGGTGGGGCCGTGTTCCTCGCCATTTCCTGGTCGGCTGATGAGCATGTGGGGACAAGTAGGAACGGAGCAGCCATTAAAGTAGAGCTCTCACTGTAAAAGGATTCtttagagagagaagggaTGTGTGTGTGTTATTCGTGACACTGAGTGAGTATAGGTTTAGAGAGGGAAAGGATCAGACAAAGAAGAGAGGAACAAGACACAGAAGTATAAAATGCCTGTGGAGAGAAGTGCCAAAAGGACCCACAAACATACTTAAATCTTCACATATTACACGTCTGAGgttcttttctttcatatttttttttcctatttgaTAATTATTAGATAATCTTATAGTACAAACAATGCATGGGATCCGTTACGGTTATAATGATTCGTTcgagtttttttctttcgttcaTAAGAAGGTTTTGTTTCACATCTTTCGTATCTAGTCTAATGTAGGtttcacatattttatatgcagACAATGACTTTTCTCGTGTGTTGTTTTGTTGGATTGTGCTTAATAGAGGGGTTAAGATTTGGGGGAATTTTGGAATGGAGTGATTAATTGGTAATTAAAGATGTTCATAAATGAAACTTGGTTGTTTATGCTAAAAGAGCTCTCCAGTTGACTGTTGAGATGGCGAAATGATATTGCTTCTTGTTTCTATCTTATTGGATTTTCAATCAATTATTATGAATGttgtaataaattaaaagttttctcttcaattttattttatttttaaatttccatCCTCTTCAAAGTTTGTTTTTCTATCCTCttcaaagttttttttttctatcctCTTCAAAGTTTTTTACTATCAAAACTTACTGCATAAAGTTTTTCTCTTTAAAGAATGGGAGCCACTTATCATCGGAATCAAAACAATTTCGAGTTTAGAATAAATGTTGCTATATGAATTTTATGCTAGGAAAAGCCGTTTAATGGAAAATAGTCCAAGTTTTTTGGATAAATCATTCTTTCTCCTCTCAAAATTTGTAGGTTCCGATTGGATATTTTCGGCAAGCTTTTAATGAAGTCATTAGCCTCAAATGAGTTTGATTAGTTGAACTTGAGGTAACTTAATGAAGCTTAAGGCTTATTACGTGGAAGACATGCCATTATAGGGTTAAAATCTGTCTTTCGAACTCATGTTACAATGGAGGTCGACATTACAATCTCATAAATCATTGAAACTtgcaaccaaaaaaaatcaatgaaaCAAGTTGATCACTACAATAAATATTGCTTTATCCAATTTCGTACAATTTGTAGGTGCCATGTCCCTAGCAAATTAATGACTCTTTATTTCTATAATGATAATAATCCATTTCTTTGTTTCAAATCTACATTTAAGAAATCTATCTTTGTATATACTTAAtgactcttcttcttcctgtaAGGTGTATATACTTAGTcattcagaaaagggaaaatgcATTTCGTGGTCGGGCCAACCCGATGCCTAGCGCAGGATGGGGCCAACAGAGTAATGCAAAAGGAAAATCACGAgcaaattttctaaaattaaaagacTTGTGACTTTTTCTTCTAccaatttcattattttttcttataataggaaaaaaaaaatcactttcATGGAAAATTAGGGCATGCGGgggaaaaaatatgtattctGCGCCTATAATTCTGCAGGAAGATGCTAAAATAAGCAGGCGAGCGCATTGTGGTGATCAGTGTCAGTTTTGACCCAAATATGGCGTATAATCATCCCATCCTAATTTCCCTTTAAATAGATAGCAATAATTTGCCTTTGACGATGAAAGCTGAAGCCCCTCCTTTCATGTGATCACATGACAAAGACCTTTCCTATATCCCATATAGGCATATTCAGGTTTCTCCGGATCACCATCTAACTCCGATCGATGAAATAGACTATTAATTTTTAGTCGACCCATCGCATATCGAATGGGATCAAACGCCTGCCTGAGAATATTTCAATCAGAGGCCGGCCGACCCGTCGGTCACGAGCTTTACAATAGCTTCCAGCCTCGGTTTGGAAAATGTAGAGAGAGATTGGGAGGGGGTTTTAGCTCTCTGGCAGTAGGATTTGGTCATAAATGAATGTATCCCTCTGAGCTCTGCATGTAAATACGAGTGTGTGGTTTTGCAATGATGCCTGCCAtgcattatataatttttcatatatggAAACATGAATAAAGCTGACTCCATGTGGGTGCTTTCTAGCATGGCAATATTCCCCTCCGAAATCATCTCtcttccctacctaaatatgtatttttgagCCGATGTATTTTATCGATCATAAGAACGGGTCGAGTTAGGGTTCGTTCCATCCCGATTCTATTAGCCGTATAAACACGATAAAAGGTCCATATTTCTCAAgccgaacttgcatattcCTAGCTTGGAAAATCGGGCAAAGGCAATGTCAAGTTGCTAGAAAAAGGCCGAGATGTTGTTACCAAACCAACGCGTTTTGGGTTGATGCAACTTATGGTGACTCGGTGAGATTCTCGGAATCTCTCATCAACCCTAAATTTGTGAATATAAATTTGATTGGCCAACAATTGATAAAACTCTACGCACGTATTGCCCGGAGAGTGAGGAGGACTGATTAAAGAAAGAGCTTGGGATGGCTTTGCTATATGGACATGTACGTCACTGTCGTGGCATTTAAAATAATCCACTCGAGATCCATAGTAAATCTCAAATCGTGTGAAATTTGGACCCACGATGCCATAGCTTATATAGCTTAAGCCGGGGGTGGTAGAGATAGAGAGGGTGGGGACAAACAATTACAAAAGGACGACCGAGGGTTACAGTAGGGAGACTCGATGATGTGTACGGACGATAGGCGGCTACGGACGTGGACATCCGGACATATCTGGGGACGAGTTGCCAGAGCGACACGTGTAGATTGTTTATTGGATTGGACATATAtggtcttttctttttgttttgggtAAAGCATGTATGGTCTTATATTCCTAACTGCATAATGCGAGCTATCGGGCTCCTGGTTCTTGTTTATAGAGTGGACGCACATATATACAATTTGAATTGTGGATCCGGGCAAGCTCGACCCTTCCTTAAATTGTGTGACTTGACCCACGTAATTTTCTATAGAATAAAATCCTACTAACAAGAATCAAACAAGAAATTCACTAATTTTATATGACAGTTTAAATCACCATCACGAtatacacttttttttcctcaaatttGAAGTGTATCTGAATCATTAAAAGTGTTGTAGATATTTCACAAGAACCCGTAGATGTTTCACACAAGTagaaaaatcattaatttcttttttcggtaaaatcattaatttcttgTTAAAGATCTGTAATGcatggaattgaaaaaaaaaaagaaaaaaaaagaaggtgtTAATAAGCTGTTGCAGACTTTGCCGCATCCTTTTTCTGTTTTCGGGTAAATTGGGATTTGGGTCGTAAGAGTTCAAAGATTTGCCTAAGCTTTAGGCCCCTCTCGATCTCCTGGGTTTGGACCACGCTTTAAGCTAGATAGCTCGCCAAAAATAATCAGTTACTTGCTTGGGGGTAGGGATACTTGTTTTTGCTAATGGTCCATATCGAACTAATGTCGTCTCGGTCAAAACAATTTCAAACTGTTTATAGTAAACCTTTGGCGAACTATTACACGAAAGCAAACTTTGGTAtttcaattgaaaataatataccAATAAAacagggaaaaaagaaaaagaaggggatgaaatgaaaacaaaagtagTCCTCTCGGATAAAAGAAGAGCACAAAAGATGCGAGGCCATGGGACTTATAATCCCAAAAATCCTATTAGGGCTTTATTCACTTGCACTTGCATTTCAGCTCAGTGcgtttttattgaaaataaaacctcTATACATGGGTTCCGGATCGGGTTTGGATCGAAGCCAATCGTGATCCATgagggatatatatatatattgtcagTTGAGctatagctagctagctagcaaaAGCAGCTTGTTGCAAATCCAagcaaaaataacaaaagaatAGAGGGGAGTTTTATTAAAATCATAAGATTAATCATGTAAACGGAGGGGGTTGAGTAGGGTACAAAAAGGAAATGTTGTCTGTTTGCAATAGCTTTCTAAGGGAGGTTGCTATATGGGGAGGGAGCTCGCCTAGTGGGCTGGAGCAACTGTTAGCTATGGCTTTATCCAACTGGTGAATAACCCATTGCCATTTCCAGATATCCATATCATATCCTCTCTCTATTTCCTTCCCTCGTCTATTTGGACCATGCCATTGCCATTGCCATGCCATGCCATGGACCACAACAGACACGGACTGTCAGACagaagcagagagagagagagagagagacagaaaaGAAGATCATTCTGAATCAATCTGAACTGAGATTCTCACCCCCTTCTCTCTTGCATGTGCTTTCCCAGATTTACCCCCACACTTAGTGGCTATTATCGGTTCGCCGAACTCGGGGCACATCGAGATTAGCCAAACAAGCATGTTGAGTGACCTTAGTTACCCAAGCCACGACACCACTAACTAAGTGCGactccccctccccccccccaaaaagaaaaaaaaagagtcggACCTTGTTTCAGGGATTCTATTACTACCCGAGCTAACCTCTCTTGCGGGGGCAGTTTCGGGAATTGGGTGTGAAGATATGTGGAATGGAGGGGACAGGGATGCCAGAGGGTCGACGGTACAACGAAGGGGCTGAGGCTGAGGAGGACAAATCTGTGTaaccgatatatatatatatataatacgaTCTATGCGATTGGTGCAATTCTTTGATTCataattgataataaataaataaaaggcaaaaaaataatgataataaaaataaataaataagaaatgaaGGCGGGGATCTCTTCTTCATGATCGGACGGCCATCGCCATCATCGGTTCTGTTAGTTGTGGAGTGTGTCTTTTGTTTGGGTGCGCTGAAATCACTCGGACAACAAAAGCAGCACTTGTCTGAGATATTGTCTACCATCCCCCTCCCCTTTCTAGTCTCATATGGTACCATCCATACATACCCTACACCCCCGTCAGGGATGGTAAAATTTCCtggtatatatgtatgtatgtatgtacaaCCATCGTAAAAATAcccaaattaaaattgatgGATGGCATAATCGGATCGCTAACATTCAGTGCACCCATACCAACACGGGAACTCCTCGCCCGACCGATTGGCTCGTTGTTCATCGAGTAATTAAATCGCCATTTGGTGTCCATAAGCATATACCATATTAATGGGAGCCCTGCTTTTTGGCAAGTTTGTTGAGGATTTCTTACTCTGTTTTTGTATTGTTTAGTTTTTCTAATAAACGGGACACAACCCGATAAAATTGCAGGCATACTGAATTTTGCAGATTGGGCTTTTCTCGGGTCACTGGACTTTTGCAGGTTGGGCTCGCCATGCATCTTAAGCCCAAACTTGCAAAACCGTTGCGATTGCATCCATGAATGGATGAATGAATCTCAGAATGAGGCAAGATCATAGAATCCACAACTCAAAACACATGCGGCTCGGAGGATTGATGGATGGTACAAAGAATTATAAGAAGTGCATGTCTCCACTAGATGCTTCCTTCTTCTCGTGCATCCAAATGGCCTACAAAGAAACAGATAAACTATACACTCTCTCGCTTTGCCACGCACTCAGATCACGACATAGTCAAATTCGACCTTTGTACACATAACGCGTCCAATAGCACTGCtcaaaaaagataaagaaaaaatgtcACGTTATAGCTGATGTCGAATTTCTGTAATTTCCCGCTCAAATTGGGAAAACTAGATCAACAAGTCAGTCACTGATCGTTGCACTCCGAGATCGCTTCCGGTCCAAGAATCCACCCAAGACGATCCTTTTCTTGTACTCGGCTGAATCTGTTGCATCGCTCACGTTATTCGGCGCCAGGCATGCAATGCTTCGATGGGCTGTGATATATAACATAGTTGAAGTGCATATAATCGCACATAACTTGCCCCAGAAGACCACAACCAGAAGGGTTATGAACAACAACACGTAAAGACCGTTGTCGGACCGGCTCCTTTGCTCCTTAAAGCTGCATTGCCTCCGACTCGATATGAATGAGCTGGATTGAGATGGCCTCTGACTGGAGTCGAACGATCTGGAACTCGATGAGATATTGGAATACCGCGAGGAGTCCAGGGAAAGCGAAGAGGTTAGGGCACTAGAACCGGTGGTCCTCCTACTTCCATCATCCATTGAATCCGAGTACTCGCTTTCACTGGTCGAGGAGAGCTTGCCTTTAGACGATGGATCGGAGTCCTTGGAGTGTTTGCTCTTCGTACTCTTTTTACTCTGCCAAGGGCCAACCGATTAGGACTGAAGACATTGAGCATAAAGACAAACTAATCCAATACATCATAAGTTCCATCGACCACAGCCGAGATCAAAGGGCAGTTGTCACACAGA
Above is a window of Punica granatum isolate Tunisia-2019 chromosome 7, ASM765513v2, whole genome shotgun sequence DNA encoding:
- the LOC116214037 gene encoding universal stress protein PHOS32-like isoform X4, producing the protein MYGRTIVQGTKSPCFFPIFHCQLRPSVSGQFLSRSQFPSMRTLDSDQSQQPPDAVRANPSSAPHRKIGVAVDLSDESAYAVSWAVQQYLRPGDSVVLLHVSPTSVPYGADWGPLPHLPATPSSEEDLQKSQDDFDAFTISKAADLAKPLRDAQVPYKIHIVKDHDMKERLCLEVERLGLSALIMGSRGFGAAMRGNDGRLGSVSDYCVHHSLCPVIVVRYPDDNEGSDPVVAVNEPLVEVEVEEDENDEVGGNSHGKEDDAKDI
- the LOC116214037 gene encoding universal stress protein PHOS32-like isoform X3; translation: MYGRTIVQGTKSPCFFPIFHCQLRPSVSGQFLSRSQFPSMRTLDSDQSQQPPDAVRANPSSAPHRKIGVAVDLSDESAYAVSWAVQQYLRPGDSVVLLHVSPTSVPYGADWGPLPHLPATPSSEEDLQKSQDDFDAFTISKAADLAKPLRDAQVPYKIHIVKDHDMKERLCLEVERLGLSALIMGSRGFGAAMRGNDGRLGSVSDYCVHHSLCPVIVVRYPDDNEGSDPVVAVNEPLVEVEVEEDENDEVGGNSHGKEDDAKGKDI
- the LOC116213237 gene encoding uncharacterized protein LOC116213237 isoform X1, which encodes MAAPFLLVPTCSSADQEMARNTAPPASEAQIGRPGSAPKPAGRGKRATKPPAQKRPPQRGLGVAQLERLRQQEQWKRMGEMPQHLRSDEFQFQALLDQPPTAAPLAGPPVQYMYPRGYMHPGQLLGVGRGLIGQRIGDFPYGLDRSVGSSYMAETGGSAVVLEPLKELSSMPKQCNPDHCDICRKKRSIVNPRNIVVFDHGVGDHVNNSEQAMMKGRDFLTLNLGNSFGFGGNSLGGRQTTDQDVEVKGVGRKLGNNIAVGAAGAGSSLLMEYEFFPGKSNSGRSAFPQKPCFPTEELHHHQYHHHHHHHHQEAASASAGFAVMKRSGGGDSGERSKDPANSIDLSLKLSY
- the LOC116214037 gene encoding universal stress protein PHOS32-like isoform X2, translating into MYGRTIVQGTKSPCFFPIFHCQLRPSVSGQFLSRSQFPSMRTLDSDQSQQPPDAVRANPSSAPHRKIGVAVDLSDESAYAVSWAVQQYLRPGDSVVLLHVSPTSVPYGADWGPLPHLPATPSSEEDLQKSQDDFDAFTISKAADLAKPLRDAQVPYKIHIVKDHDMKERLCLEVERLGLSALIMGSRGFGAAMRGNDGRLGSVSDYCVHHSLCPVIVVRYPDDNEGSDPVVAVNEPLVEVEVEEDENDEVGGNSHGKEDDAKVPDI
- the LOC116213237 gene encoding uncharacterized protein LOC116213237 isoform X2, translated to MAAPFLLVPTCSSADQEMARNTAPPASEAQIGRPGSAPKPAGRGKRATKPPAQKRPPQRGLGVAQLERLRQQEQWKRMGEMPQHLRSDEFQFQALLDQPPTAAPLAGPPVQYMYPRGYMHPGQLLGVGRGLIGQRIGDFPYGLDRSVGSSYMAETGGSAVVLEPLKELSSMPKQCNPDHCDICRKKRSIVNPRNIVVFDHGVGDHVNNSEQAMMKGRDFLTLNLGNSFGFGGNSLGGRQTTDQERVTVAGALFPRNRAFPQRNFIIINIITIIIIIIKKLLLLLLVLQ
- the LOC116213373 gene encoding uncharacterized protein LOC116213373 — its product is MTSPKAEKRRRRRNSGGSGSSIGFFKCFRPAFSDDETDHKAGARVPAPSLAEKGRAASLPPPSPAQTDDGCSIKKCRQGLSAGIKAVFFEKSLSKKSTKSKHSKDSDPSSKGKLSSTSESEYSDSMDDGSRRTTGSSALTSSLSLDSSRYSNISSSSRSFDSSQRPSQSSSFISSRRQCSFKEQRSRSDNGLYVLLFITLLVVVFWGKLCAIICTSTMLYITAHRSIACLAPNNVSDATDSAEYKKRIVLGGFLDRKRSRSATISD
- the LOC116214037 gene encoding universal stress protein PHOS32-like isoform X1, which produces MYGRTIVQGTKSPCFFPIFHCQLRPSVSGQFLSRSQFPSMRTLDSDQSQQPPDAVRANPSSAPHRKIGVAVDLSDESAYAVSWAVQQYLRPGDSVVLLHVSPTSVPYGADWGPLPHLPATPSSEEDLQKSQDDFDAFTISKAADLAKPLRDAQVPYKIHIVKDHDMKERLCLEVERLGLSALIMGSRGFGAAMRGNDGRLGSVSDYCVHHSLCPVIVVRYPDDNEGSDPVVAVNEPLVEVEVEEDENDEVGGNSHGKEDDAKGKVPDI